ttttttttggcaaaatccgtagaacaaatgatcaatttgttatGGCCTTATCAAAAATAATTGGAAACCTTTCTCAGATTAAACAGTTACTAAACATATACCTTTTTGACACATCAAAGAAACCCACTGCCGCCAGTGATTTTCTGTATACATTAACCTATCACTGGGAACTAATTGCTGTAACGGTGTCACAAACACATCGTTTACTAAATGTCGCACTTATCATTGACGATCGAATATACAGTACAGCAGTTGAGAGGCACGACGTGAACGTGAACTTGGAATTTTAAAGCTACaggtaaatgtaaatgttgcAGTTATGTACAAAAGTcgtatgcaaaatataattttaaacgtggACTTGTATGATCACAGACACTTGCATATATCACCTTTCTTGTGCTATCGTATGTGTCGTTCTACAATGTACGCATGCGTGGATCCCGTGGTGCACTAAAAAGTCCACATATACACGTAtctttttaagtaatatttcgcaaccttttaaatttagaatacCCGCGGGAACGCACGTTTCTGTTCcaatttatatgttaaattataaatcctgcagttaaaaaaatacattaattgcaaaaggTAATTTCCTTGAAAGATTTCTCGAGTTTGTGACCATTTTTGACGTTACGTTGAAATGTTCGAACCCGTTCTACAAGCGTTTGAAAGTCACCGTCTCTTAGGTACAAAATTACATTGCTAATAAGCTTTGTATTACCGATTTACGAGCGCGTGTCTACTCcaataaagttgtttttattcttatataatatatgtgcTACCAGGGATCGGGGCGTCCCTTTGTAACACTTACAAAAAGActttacaaatataatcaaTCAAAGTTTTAATTATGAAAGTGTTTCAAGGAATTAGTTACTCCCTTTTAATTATCTCCCGTCCGCCATTAAACAAGTTTAGAAACGGGTGTTTTAAGGATTGtctaaaagaaaataaatataaatttaaacgaAGTCCTGAGAATAACACCATACGCAAACAGTAATGGCAGACAATGTGTTAGTACAAATTGCAAgaataatcaaaatgaataacatgAATGGACACACAGTGAGTGTGAACTGCATGGATTAATGACCGATGTAAAGCTACGATATGATTCTGAAtttcatgaataaaataacacaaaaaaacatgtttatactaaatgtaaatgaaatcaatcacttaatttataaacaatatatttttaattcttatgatataatataaaattataatttaattccATACCTTTAACGCTAAATGATTCATATAACCAAGGTGATCTTGATAATGGttacaaaagttatttttatttgaagaccatcacttattttaaaagtgtcatCCATATCACCAATCGGAAAGCCATTAGCCTCAAGCggtgaaaataaatattggtttgtGCAAATTTAAAAGTCTGCACAAAAAAGAAATAGTCTTTCCTCATTACAATTTGTGGTTGATTCTTGCAAtcattgtgttttattaaatattaacttttgttaTCGTTAAAGAATTAATTCGTAAAGgggttttaaaaatgacaaatactTCATCTTTCTATAACGATCGTTAACCGAGATTGAATGTAACAATCCATAATTCCAATCTACGGATCTAAAATCCTGTTATGATAGAAGACTGATAACTCAATACTGATGTGTACTTGGGAGCTTAACATTGTGCTCCAAAGATATTAAAACCGCATCGTTTTGTCTGATTCACTGATTCATTGTAGTAATAGTTACAGATATTTTAAAGTCAACCAATTCGtagtaatgttgttaaaatgttttggcTTTAATGTCATTTCAGTAAGCGTTTGCCTTTGGCTTCCGGGATGTATTTCCTGATGGGTTTGAACATTCAGTGTTATAAtatcaacatgttaaaatagaACACTGCTATATAAAGTTAAGTTCAATCATATTGTATTGCTCTCCTTTGTCAACACTAAGACATACATATTTCTCTTACGCTCACAAACAAATCACATACGAAGAACAGATGAACAAAAACGTTTTCATCAATTACCCGTAAATTCAAATTCAGCCAAACATTGATCATTCCGGGTAAATGTGCCCATATGCAATCACCTCTGGACTGTGTCAATGCATACTTTGTCTAGAACAACATTTTCCGGATATCTAAACCGGCTTCAATCAAGCATGTACAAATATTCATCGTGTATTTTCGATTTTTTTGTGACAGCAGATATAGCCAAATCAATGCTTTACAGAAATTTCCATTAAAGCTTTACCTTCTTAAGGTCCTAAAGCTGcaagatatgatttaaattgatgATTTCCTAGTTTTCATAACATCAGCATAAATTGCCTTAGTtgcaatttctttaaaactgaTAAAGACAACCCCATTTAAGGACGGTTTCAACGTATTTGTTTTAGAATTATCTTTTCTGAATTTACGTAACATGGCATTATATCTTAGTATAAGATAAATATTGCgacaaatatacaaagtgaTTGCGCGTTATTTGAGTGTATGTCATCTGATTGCAACTAAAATAAAACCAACCATACTTCAATGTCCTGAACGTTGAAGGAACTGATGTTGGTTGTCAACATTTTAGAGATTGGTATTATATCCACTCAATACCAAGGGTCGTTTATCGATAATATTCACTTACATTGCTTATTCATTGTAGAAAAGCGACTATCGAGATCAAAGaatttaaatacacataaattgCATCCAATAATTTTCTAAACATATCCATTACAGTTAGCTATTGCAACaatcaaaatgcattgaaagCTATATGGAAACaccaaataaatgttatctCTGCTTATAGCCATAAAGCAAGGGCCAAAACGAGACACACACATAGAAACACCACATGCACCATATGCATATGTACAAATACAACACACAGAACACACACGCATCAAATAGTTCCATCGATAAATGATTGGATCATTACCTTAGATTTTATAGTTAAATTTGAGTTCAATGGAACACGATTCTACTGAGGCTTAACAAGTTAAAAATGCCGTAAGGCACATTTGTCCCAAGGTTTACATATCGAATACAACGGCTCAACCAATAAAGTAAGCAAATGTGTTTCATTGATAGCATTTACAAGACTCGTTGTTTCAGAGAACGCATATCAAACGTATCAGTAGAATGTGCACAGTCATAAAATTGTATGTGTTATCACATTTGTAAAGAATTTCTTAATATCTTAAAATCTTAAAACTGTCTAGATTTAGTGATGACCAAGCCAAACCATAACAAAGGAATAAATGAGCAAGTTCATAACCgtttttgtatgaaaaataaattattgacaagtgtttccaatgttttattcagaATCAAATGACAACGGTTGGGTTATCTAGAATATGTTCAAAGTTGGAAATCAAAGATAGAGGAATTACataacaagtttaaacatagacAAAACATCACTCTCCTACCTGACCGATTCTTCCATTTATGTTTATGGTCTGTAAGTTAGCAAGACTAATTATGAATTTAATATTCCTGTAACGCCAATGTTCCATTCCAATTGTTTTGAGCAACAGTGGTTTAGTAGTTGTGTGTTCATTGTTGAAACTTTTGAGCACTGTTTCAACATAATGTGCAATATAACGATTCGTGTAAATATATAGTATTGAATATACTATCTTACTCACATCAATAATCAAATTGCAATCTTTGTGATGGATACAAATACGCCATATGTCTTTCTACATGTATGTCTCGTCAATCGGACCCACCCCGGgttcattttgtatttacaaactaagaataaatatatgatTAATGCAAATTTGCGCCGGATAGAGATTCGATAATGCTTCAATGGGAATTCTGtttaagtattgattttgttcaaCGCTGTTATATCGTTGTCAATTAGAAATAAACTGCGAATATTTGTGCATGCCTGCCTGATTGAGCCCGGTTTAGATATCCGGAACATATTGTTCAAGGCAATGAATGCACTGACACAGTCCACGGGAGCTTTGCATATGATCCGGAACATATTGTTCAAGGCAATGAATGCACTGACACAGGCCACGGGATCTTTGCATATGATCCGGAACATATTGTTCAAGGCAATGAATGCACTGACACAGTCCACGGGAGCTTTGCATATGATCCGGAACATATTGTTCAAGGCAATGAATGCACTGACATAGTCCACGGGAGCTAATATGAGCAGATTTATTCAGACTGATCAATGATCCGACGGAAAATGTAATCGCGTATTATATTGACAACATACCGATAGCATTCTCCAAATAGCAGTATAAAGCTGTTTATGTAACTctagtataaaatatatttaacaaaaaatgaggGTGAAGTGAACATaaatttattctaaaatgtcatatttaaaccaatacaggaagattattaaaaaaaaataattaaggaaCATTAAGGATATATCAACTTACTTAGTGTTGAAAATTTATAAGTAGAAGAGGTATTTGACTTTATATCATAACAATGATAACATAAAGACTAAAAGATCACGGAATAAATGTACCTGTTTCTGGCGAAACAATTGTATGTGCAAATCCATTTAATAGAGAATAATTCCGTTAAACAACACAGCGAAATGCTGACAATATTATGtgtttataacatattatttgcTGAAACACTGAACACAAACGAATTCGATTTCTGCCTCATTGCAATAACATCTCGAAAATTGACCTTGAATCGGCTGCAGATGTCAGTTTTTCTCTATCAAATATTCCACGCACGTTTTCTGACTGAAAAGACAATCCCACTTTAATACCACTTGAGCCATAACGTAAATCTTCTAGAGATATTTGCAATCTTTTCAGAAGGTTTCTAATTAACAGGATTTCAGATATGTTGCTGATTTGTACTGGATTTTTCGTATGGTGTGATATGATAGCTACGATGCTTACATCAAGTTTTGTTTGAGTGAGCGACTTcttattttttctcaaaactgCGACAAGgcagtaaaatatttataaatttccaATTCAACgtttcttttatacaaaacacGTTATATAGAAAATTCTCAATGACAAAAACTATTGTATAAAATACTCAGCAGAAATATAAATACGTTtgtgcattaaaataaatctaGATTACACAAATGTAATTAGtaattatagaaaatatgtGATTCCTTCCACTATGATTCTTTTAACACCAGGATTAGTGACAAACAAGCATTCAATAAACACTTCACTTCTGATTACTGTTCTCTTTGTATGATATTCCATTTGAACGTCTTgtttattactttaaacaaatactgaTTATAGGGACTATAAAAGTCGTACAGACGTTTAAGTGTTGTTGAATCAGTTTGTACGTGGTTTCTTCCTTTAGTTTTGCCGAAACACTTTGATGTCCTCTTTCGTTTTAATATCCTTATACACGGAAATCCACgcgttttgttaaaaaatataaggtTCCCATCTATTTCTCTTTCAACACCAATAAAGTCTTGCACAGTCTCTAACACAGCTAGAGGATTTGTTATAAGCTCCTCACCACTGACGATGTGGATGTTGCTACTTCCAAAATACTTCAACCAATTTGTGACGTAGCGAACGTAAATCCCCGTTTGAACGATTGACGAGTGTAAATTGATGTCACCATCTCTACGTAAAACCCTCCTACGGAAGATCATATTAGATTCCACCTCATGTTTACTAACTGCCTGAGTGAAATCAGACAGTGCTCTTATAACTGGATCACGAACAACTATAACAAGTTTAGTATTTAGAGACATGTTGTAAATCCTTTCTGGTACGTCTGGAGACACGAAGTACCTGGGAGTTTTCTCCATGGTGATCTCGTGTTCCTTCGTTGCTGGCATCATTGATCTGAAATACAGCATTCGAATGCATAGAATCACTTCTTGAATCTATTGATAGTACACGCCGCAAAAAAACTACACTTACGGAGCGTTTACTCTAATATCTTTGTTGACAGCTCGATACTTTGTATTACTCGATTATTACATAATCACACTTAGCCTTGGATTTACAAAGAAAGAATGCAAGATACATTACTAGCGGCAGTGATCATTTGCGAAAAAATCGAATTAATCTCTATGCATTTTAAACCcattctaaatatatttttcattatatagCATATTGaatctatttaaatacaatcatGTTTCAACTATTAATaaaaatttcaatgcaaatattttaGCTATTTACAGAAAATGCCACTTTTCGTGTAGCTATTAACTATGTCTTATTGTGTATATAGTAGTACTATAAGAGTAATattaacatacatacaaaccAATTAAAGGGTTCTACCTGTACCAGTCAAGTCCACGATGGTAGTTTCTGTCAAAGAAGCGAGGCTCGGGGCCAGGGGCTTTTATTAAAGGGTGAAGTTTCAGGTATTCCAATAAAGCTCTGGTCCCACACTTTTTCACGCCAATAATTATCACCCTAGGAAGCCTTCTAATATGTTTGTCAAGGGGCTTACTACTCAAGTTTTCAACTAAAAGTGGTATGTGATTaaaattcagtttttttttttgtacgaTCCATTGAAGTTGTTGGTTCTGTCAAACAGAGTTCTCTACGAGATAGAAAACGTTGCCTCCGACATGGGCTCGTGATTTCTGTGAACATCGAAGTATCGTTAACTGTGTTTGTCGTGGTATCTAACAGCAATATCCacgtaaaaaacaacaacatacatatgtaaaatatattcacttTTCCACGAATTACCATATCTGGAAATACCAAATCCAGATTAATATTCCCGTGTCTTCAATAAAAGTAAGTCCACAATTACAAATCCATTTTACAAGAAGGAATCATTTAAGATCGTTACACCACAGCTCTTGAATGTAAACGcatttattttcttggaaaCAATTGTCGATTAAGCTGTTGGCTAGGCAAGTGGCATTTACTATTCAAACGCTGCAGCAGTATTGGACATCGGCCATGCGACACCTTATCTCAAATTATGTGTCGTTCTGTATTGGCGAGACACCTGTAGGATATCGGGTAGTAAAAGGAAAACCCTTTAGCTCGTTATGATTGTAAGACAATGTTATTTCTGATTAGATGAACGTTTGTGTTCGATAGATTTGTGATGATTACCATGCAcgttaaaataagttaaaagcacattgtagtaaaacatttatgttcATTGTTCATTTATCGCCAATGAACTAAATGAGTTGACTTGTTAATAATTGCAAAACTCTAAAAACATCGATATATGATGAATAAACAATTTTGGACCAACGGTAGCAAATAATACTGTACATTAACAACTGATTATTAATCTATCATGTCCAATAAAGGCGTGAGCTAATTAATGAAACACTATACTGTTTCAACAGACCGTTATGGAGATGGTGTGAACTcacttaatgtttatttcagttttgtttgCATTCCTGAAAACGATCTATATTATTTAACGGATCGTTTTTAGAAGTTAATTGTCTAACCATTCGATAATACATTCCGTCCCCTGTCCCTTGCTTTTGAAATATTATCTAAACATTTACTTGTACAtcaaattaagtttgttttaaagatactATTCATCGACAGTGTAAAAGTGTTTCCTCCCCCTCTCATTAACAAGCATCGGGTCAAGCGAGTTTTCTATTGCTACGTAATGtcttcgaaaaaaaaatgtgggTGGACTATCGGATTCTCGGAAATAACTTCAGAATTAATTTTGCTTGAAGAACGATTTtgtaacatacaaaaataatcaCGTTAGCAGTGTTCAGTATCCAGTGTGCTATTTTACTGACTTTTACCTGGCGGTTACTCGACCAATTATTGAAGACGATATTCTAATAGTCAGTTGTCTTGTAatgttgtgtgtctcgttaatttttgtttgctttGGCTCCATCAAGTAAGCTCATTGTTATTTGTCTTAACTGTCGGGATCGtgcatgttgtttttatacatttacatCAAAGGAATGAGAGGGTTCATCGccaaatttaaaatgttctaaataattgttttacttttacaaTGAGTGTAGAGCTGCGATTATTAAAAGTACGTATACTCTGTGTTGTTTTTCATGCAAATAGTCAAAGGTTctcaaaaaaacatgtatttcgTTTCAATGATGATTGATTCCTCTTTGAAGTAAGGCCTTTTGCAGAACAAACGACGTTTTACTGAATCTTTTAAGGAAATTGTAAAAACCTTGTTAGCAACTGGATTGCATTCAACGGCTTTTGATatctcaaaacaatgaaaatcgGCCATCTCTCTGAAGACATTCGGTTCATCGGGGTGGGTGAGAATAATCAACAACA
Above is a genomic segment from Mya arenaria isolate MELC-2E11 chromosome 2, ASM2691426v1 containing:
- the LOC128214374 gene encoding heparan sulfate glucosamine 3-O-sulfotransferase 2-like produces the protein MPATKEHEITMEKTPRYFVSPDVPERIYNMSLNTKLVIVVRDPVIRALSDFTQAVSKHEVESNMIFRRRVLRRDGDINLHSSIVQTGIYVRYVTNWLKYFGSSNIHIVSGEELITNPLAVLETVQDFIGVEREIDGNLIFFNKTRGFPCIRILKRKRTSKCFGKTKGRNHIPPTQLIMKFLSRCGNKGVLVVEALVADESMFVDTEMVNNTV